From Planococcus halocryophilus, the proteins below share one genomic window:
- a CDS encoding SprT family protein: MTNEELTELIKEISLASFAKPFRHEGIFNSRLRTTGGRYLLRSHHIEINPKSYEKFGYVELEGIIKHELCHYHLHIEGRGYKHQDQDFKELLKKTGSPRFCSLLENKTQQRSAKTYVYQCVACETNYKRKIRMNTERYRCGRCSGKLVAQ; this comes from the coding sequence ATGACGAATGAAGAACTAACGGAATTGATAAAAGAAATCTCGCTAGCAAGTTTTGCAAAACCATTTCGGCATGAAGGCATTTTCAATTCTAGACTGAGAACGACAGGAGGTAGGTATCTGCTGCGTTCTCATCATATTGAAATCAATCCAAAGTCTTACGAGAAGTTTGGATATGTCGAACTCGAAGGGATTATTAAACACGAGCTATGTCATTATCACCTTCATATAGAAGGAAGAGGGTATAAGCACCAGGACCAAGACTTTAAAGAGTTACTAAAGAAAACAGGATCACCCCGTTTTTGTTCGTTGTTGGAAAACAAAACACAGCAACGTTCTGCGAAGACCTATGTTTACCAATGCGTGGCGTGTGAAACAAATTACAAGCGCAAGATTCGAATGAATACAGAGCGATATAGATGTGGCCGCTGCTCTGGAAAACTAGTGGCGCAATAA